In the genome of Theropithecus gelada isolate Dixy chromosome 19, Tgel_1.0, whole genome shotgun sequence, the window ggcagagtgtggtggctcacgcctgtaatcccagcactttgggaggccgaggcaggcggatcatctgaggtcgagTTCAAGACTACTATGTTCAAGACCACTatggcctggccaatatggcgaaaccccgtctctactacaaaatacaaaaattagctgggcgtagtggtggccgcctgtaatcccagctgaggcaggagaatcacttgaacttgggaggcagaggttgcagtgagctgagatcatgctattgcactccagcctgggcaacaagagggaaactccgtttaaaaaaaaaaaaaaattcagattcccagccaggcatgatagctcatgcctgtaatgccagcactttgggaggccaaggtgggcggatcacttgaggtcaggagtttgagaccagcctgggccaacatggcgaaaccctgtctttactaaaattacaaaaattatctgagcatggtggtgcatgcctgtaatcgggaagccgaggcatgagaattgcttgaacccagcaggtggaggttgcaatgagccaagattgcgctattgcactcaagcccgggtgacagagtgagactctcaaaaaaaaaaaaaaaaaaaaaaatcagattcccAAGCTCCTCCTGCCCTAGGGGTCCTGATTCAGTCAGTCAGGACTAGATCTGTGATTTGAATGATGCTCCTAAGCAAGTCAGAGGTTCAAACATATTTGGGAAGTGGGAGGATACGCTCCCTAAATCTTTCAATGATCCCAGGAGGGAAGTACCGTTGtgttcattttgtagatgagaaaaccgGCTTAGAGGCAGGACCCACACCAAATCAGTAAAGATGGGACTTGAATTCATAGCCAGGACACCAGGGTGCATTAGAGAATCCCAGGGGAGCTTACTTAAATAATGTGCTAAAGCACAAGATGCTAAGTATTTGATGAAAGCAGCTAATATCAGCACCAAAGACACTGCTTAAATTGTGCCTCTCACTGGGCATACCACTGCTGGAACAAGGGGGCAGACAGAACCTAACATAAAAGCCTTTTGTGTCCACGACCTGAATTATTTTGCTGGGGGAGGGAGCATGTGGATGAATTGTAGAGGCTGCCAACGGGGGGGGAGGAGTGAAGGGATCTGAGGTATGTGAGTGGGCACAAGAACCGGGATATTCATGAGGAACTGGTGGTGAGGATGCCAAGGGAAATCAAGACAGATGTGGGACAGACTTATTCCAGAACCCCAAAATTGATCTCCCCTGTATCAGCATGGAATTGTCTCTGAAGTGTCATAGTACTAAGACCCAGAAGAGTCTAGTGATGGAGGGATGGGTATGTCGATGGACTGGGAGATGGCTGGGTGAATATGTATGGATGGCAAAATGAGTGGGTGAATGGACACAGATGGAAATATGGagggagagatggatggatggagtgcTGGATGGGGAAGATGGGTAAGTGGgatgatggataaatggatggagggatggaatGCCAGATGGGGGTAGAATGATAAAGGGATGGGTGGGTGAAGAGGGCAGACAGTTGGATAAGCAAGGTAGATAGGTGAGATGAGGGACTGGAAGATGGGTACATGGAGAGGGAACGTTAGATGGAGCAACAGCTGGATGGACAGGTGGAGATGGCAGGGTGGGTGAGATGAACGGATGGTGGGAGACGTTAACTGTATAAATTGCCAAGGGAATGGATTTCTAGGATCTACTTGAAGCAGAGCTTCTTAACTTGGCTTTCCTGAATGGGCGTCAAGCAGTTCACACACCTGCTGAAATCACACTCCAAATTATAGTGGATCCATTTTCCAATAATTCTCAAAGGAGTCTGAGATTCCCCAAGTGTTCAGAACCACTGATTTGTTCTGTGTTAGACCTTCCCATTCATTGTCTTGTCATCCCCCACAGCCTCCAGAATGGGAAAATACACATCATCGCATGAAACAATCAGTATTAACAAAACATTGATGACATTCCCTTCCCCATCCCTGTGAATCAAGGCAAGAAGGGCCATTCGCCGACGCAGAAACCAGGAGCTGGAAAGCCGCAGCAGTTTTGAGGCCTGCGTTCAGTGTCTGGACTTCCGGGTCAAGTTCTGAGGGTCTGTGGCATCTGGCTGAAGTCCTTGCTTTGGGGAAGTCTCATGTCCTGGCTCACATATGGAAGCGGGCATCAGGAGCCCCCTGGGCCCTGCGAAGGCCCATAGATTCCTGTGTGGAGGCCAAGAGAGCAGGGTGGTTCAACCGGACCTGGGCCTTGGCTGGCCGCAGCCGCCCACCCCCACCCACGTGGATATTAACCGTCGTGGCATAGCTGAGCCgcctggctgggggaggtggtggctggggctgggggggTGGTGAAGATGCCCGTGACGTGGGAGCAGAGGCGGACCAGGAGCCCCGGGAGGCTGCGGgggcccctcccccaggcccctgcCGCCGAGCCAGGCTCTGGCTGATATATGAGGCTGCCAGGTATCTGGAGAGGGCAGCTGCATTGGGGCCCAGGAGCTGACGGCTGGAAGGTGGGGGACTATGAGGTGGGGTCAAGTCTGAagactccaacctggcaacatgaGAGGCTAAGGAGCCTCCTGGGTTGGACAAAACCATGGTGGTCTGAAATGGGGTGGGTAAGAGGCCTGGAATGTCTAGAGAGCCTCCTCTCTCAGGTAAAGGTGTGGCAGCTGGATCATGGGCATCTGTGAGGCTCTTCTGCTCCAACAAAGGTGTGAGTTTTTGGACTTGTGTATCTGTAAGGCTTGGCTCCTGAAGTGGAGGTGTAGCCGCTGGACCCTGGATGTCTGGGAGGCTTCCCTGCTTGGGTGAAGTTGGGAGGGCTTGGACCCAGATGTCTGTGAGGCCTTGTGGCAGGGGCAAAGGTGTGGTAGCTGGAACCCGAGTGTCTGGGAGGTCCTGGGACAGAGACAGTGGGGCGTTGGCTGGGCTCCGATGGTCCAGGTGGCTTCTGTGTGCAGGCAAAGGTGAGGTGCCTGGAATCTGAAGGTCTGGGAGATGACATGGCAAGGGCGGTGGGGTGTCGCCCGGGCCCTGGGGGTCCAGGCTGCTTCCATGCAAAGACAAAGGCGGGATGGGTTGACTGCAGACAGGGTCTGGTCCCGGAACATCCCTGGAACCTCCTTGCTTTGTTAGTGGGATATTGGTTGAGCTCTCGCTGTCTAGGTGACCTTCTTGCTTGGGCACAGGAGTGGTGGCTGAAACTGTGAAATCAGAACAAATCTCCTTGGGCAAAGCTGGAGTGGTGGGAACGTGGATGTCCACACAGTTTCCCTGCTCAGGACAAAAGGCGGTGGATGGAGCTGGTATAGCCATGTGACTTCTATGCTCGGGCAAAGCAGTGGTAGCTGGAACTTGGGTTTCCGGGTGGCCTGGATCAGGGAAAGTTGTAAGAGCTGGCACCTGGAGGTGTAGGGGGCATTCCTGCTTGGGCAAAGGTGTAGCGGCTGGAGCCTGGACATGCTGGGAACCTCCTTGTTCAGGCAGAAGGGTAGCAGCTGAAACGTGGATGCCTGGATGGTCTTGCTTAGGCAAATTTGAAACATGTAGACCCTGGCTATCTGGGCTGCCTCCCTGCTTCGACAAAGGTATGgcagcttgaacccaggcagcaggaCCCAGGGGGACAGACTCCTGGGCACATGTCAGCGGGAAGGCCAACTCACACACCAGCACGTGTCCAAAGGCAGGCAGGAGCCCTGAATGCAAAAAGAGGATCAAGTCAGGACCACTACCCCAGCGGGGACCACCTCTGCCAACCACGTACCCGGACCTCACCTGGCTCCACCTGCTCCTGGGGCAGACAGGGGGACGGCTGGGGTTGGGCCAGAACCCGAGGCCGGCGGCGGGGGGCATTGGCTGATGCCCGAGTCTCCGCCCGCTGCATCTGCTGGATCCGCTCACTGTAAAGCCGGGCCAGCTCTCGCACTCGGGATGCTGTCCTTTCCGAACTCGGGGCTCCAGCCTTCCCACTCCCGTTGTCTCCACCCAGATCTGAATCCTCCAGGATCAGCAGTGGCTCTGGGAAGCCCGGCCGGGCCAGCTGCCCCTGCTCCAATGCCTGCCAGGCACTCCGGATTTCTGAGCAAGAGCGGAATGCCAGCTCATCTGGGAATCCCTGATGTTGGGTGACATCCTGGGGCTGGAAGTCTGGGAATGATACCCCTTCTTCATCCTCCTCTGGCCCTGCCTTGCCTCCTGAGGGCGACTCTCCCAGTTTCCCAGGATTGCTTCCAGAGAACAGTTCTCTCCTGGTGGCTGGAGCCTCAACTGGTTCCTGCAGAGGCCCCTGGAGCCAGGAGTCACAGGGGAGGGTGGGAGTGCTAGAAAGACTGGGGGTGTCGGGGACACTAGGCATGGCTGGAAGGCAGGGCATCTCAAAAACACCAGAAATGTCAGAGAGACTAGGAAGGAGGGGACCTTCGGGAATGTCACAGCGGCTGGGAATTTCAGGAAGGTTGGGCACGTCAGGAATTTTGGTAAGGCAGGGAATGTTGGGCATTTCAGCTGCACTGGAACTTTCAAGCCCCTCCAGGACATGGAGTGGGGAAGGCCCCCGTTCATCCATCTCCagtccttcctcttcctcctcctcctcctcttcagaaGAGTCCCGGCTGGGCAGGGCTTGGAATGTGAGGGTTTCGCTGTCGCCAGGCACCTGGGAGTCTCCGGAAAACTTGGGAATGTCATGTGTGGATGGCTACAGTGGGCACAGGAGAAGAAGCCAAAGATATCAGCatggtggccgggcacggtggctcatgcctgtaatctcagcatttttggaggccaaggtgggcgggttacttgaggtcaggagttcaagaccagcctggccaacacagtgaaaccctgtctctactaaaaatacagaaaaaaaaaaaaattagccgggcatggtggcaggcacctgtagtcccagctactcaggaggttgaggcaggagaatagtttgaacctgggaggcagagcttgcagtgagccgagattgcgccactgcactccagcctgggcaacacagcaagactccatctcaaaaaaaaaaaaaaggtatgcgCATAGGCTGGCCTACCTGGTCCCTGGTCTGTGTGCCCACACCCAGAGGCCCAAGGACACCATGATGGGACAGCCAGCTCACCCCTGGATCTCGAAGGCCTCGCTGATTCAGCAGTTCCAGGATTTCTTCAGTGATTGAGGTCCCAGAGGGGTCCAGTGTTGGAGGTCCAGCATCCTCTAGGTCCTCAGGCAGTCCAGAGCCTGAAACTGCTGGCTGAGATTCTGAGGGGTAGAGTTCACCTTCGCTGCCAGCATGCTGTGAAGGAGGGAAAGCAATGGAAGGCAAAAGCCGAGACTCCTCCCTCACAAAGAGGACCCCAAGCCCCAATCCCcttcatttgtgtgtgtttgttttgagatggagtctcactctgtcacccagcctggagtgccatggtgccgtctctgctcactgcaacctccgcctcccaggttcaagcgattcccccgcctcagcctcctgagtagctgggattacaggcgcctgccgcaaTGTCTGgctactatttgtatttttaatagagatggggtttcaccatgttggccaggctggttgcaaactcttgacctcaagtgatccatctgcctcagcctcccaaagtgctaggattacaggcgtgagccaccatgcccggattttgcttttttttttttttttagacagggtcttactctgttgcccaggctgaagtgcaatggtgcgatcatagctcactgcagcttcgacctcctgggtccaagcaatcctcccacctcagcctcctgagtagctgggactacaggtgtgtgccatcatacctggccaatttttttttcttttgtttttaagttttgtttatttatttatttgagacagggtcttgctctgtcacccaggctggacaattttttaatttttttttttctttttgagacagagtctctctctgttgcccaggctggagtgcagtggcgagaacttggctcactgcaagctccgcctcccaggtccatgccattctcctgcctcagcctccaagtagctgggactacaggcacctgccaccacgcccggctaatttattttttattttttatttttttttgagacagagtctcgctctgtcacccaggctggagtgcagtggcttgatctcggctcaccgcaacctctacctcccagcttcaagcaattctctgcctcagccttctgagtagctgggattacaggtggctgccaccatgcccagctaaatttttgtatttttagtagagacggggtttctccttgttggccgggttggtctcaaattcctgacctcaggtgatccaccagcctcgacctcccaaagtgctgggattacaggtgtgagccaccgtggctggctcaatcaaaaaaaattttttttatttttcttttttcttttttttttttatttttatttttattttttttgagacggagtcttgctctgtcgcccaggctggagtgcagtggcgatctcggctcactgcaagctccacctcccgggctcacgccattctcctgcctcagcctcccaagtagctgggactacaggcacccaccaccacgcccggctagtattttgtattttttagtagagacggggtttcaccgtgttagccaggatggtctcgatctcctgacctcgtgatccgcccgtctcggcctcccaaagtgctgggattacaggcttgagccaccgcgcccggccaaaaaaaattttttttatttttattttaaaatttgtatttatttattggagacagagtctcactgtcacccaggctagagtgcagtagctcgacctcagctcattgcaacctctgcctctcaggctcaagcaatcctcctacctcagcctccggagtagctgggactatgggtatgCACTggtgtgcccggctaatttttttgtactttttgtagggatgggttttgccatgttgcccaggctggtctcaaactcctgggctcaagcaatcctcctgccttgacctcccaaagtactgagattacaggcatgagctattctGTCTGGCTCCAATCCCCTTCCCATTCAGACCCAGGGTTTTGGAACTCAAGCTCCCTTCTCTATCAGACCCAGAAGTCAAGGTGCCCAGACCCTATCTCGAGATATCTCTTACCTTGAATCCATGCTTAGCTGAGGatggagagatgagagagagaaaaacattagTGAGATGTAAGGGAAAAAGAGTGATCCCCCATAACTGATGAGCTGAAGCGACCACCCCTCCCCAACCCACCACAGACATCCCGCCAGGAGACAGACAGGGATGGACCAGGCTAAGCCAGGGCAGTCACTGACCGTTCTGTGGGAACATGACATAAGGGTCCTTCACCGGCTCTGCGGGGAGGACACAGTGATGTCAGGAGCCCAGCTCCCACCCCGATGCCTGGATCACCCTTAGGGGTGAGCGCTCACCAGACTGCCTGCGGCCTCGGCGAATCACAGAgggcccaggagatggagctgtGGGAGGGAGGGCCAGAGCCCTGCGTGAGCCCAGCTCCCGGGTCCTAGGGAAGTGAGGGCTGAGGGCCGGGACTCAGGGATCCACCGCCTTTACCTGTGTTCCTTCGCCCAGGGGTAAAACTTCTAGCATCTCGAGGTCGAGGAGACCCAAGTGGGGGTGTCAGGGGCTCTGGGACAGGCTTACTTTTGGGGGCACCTGTGGGGAGAGTTTTGGGGCTAAGAGCCAACTTTTCTTGGAAGTAATTCCTCTACTTCCACACCCTCCCAGCCCAAGGCCCCAACTCACAATGCAGGCTGTTTTCAAGGAGAACTTGCTTTGCCTGAAAGACAGGAGGATAAGGGCTGAGGTGGGTCGATTTTGGAGTACCACAGGGAGGATGCTTTAAGCACCATAGTCATGCCCATTAACGggtgctgttctttttttttttttttttttaatgatcttgCTCTATCcaccaggttggagtacagtggtgcaatcatagctcactccagcctctacttcctgggatcaagtgatcctccctcctcaccctcttgagtagctgggatttcagatgtgcaccacagccagctaaggttggagtgcaaaggtgtgatctcggctcactgcaacctctgcctcccgatttgagcgattctcctgcctcagcctcttgagttgctgggagtacaggtgcccgctaccacgcccggtaatttttgtgtttttagtagagacggggtttcaacatgttggccaagttggtttcgaactcctaacctcaggtgatccacctgccttggcctcccgaagtgctaggattacaggtgtgagccaccacgcccagcccagctatttaattttaattttttttttttgagacggagttttgctcttattgcccaggctggagtgcaatggcgtgatctcggctcaccgcaacttccgcctcccgggttcaagcgattctcctgccttagcctcccaagtagctgggattacaggtatgcaccaccatgcctggctgattttgtatttttttcttttgagacggagtctcactctgtcgcccagtctggagtgcagtggcgcgatctcggctcactgcaacctccgcctcctgggttcacaccattctcctgcctcccaagtagctgggactataggtgcccagcaccacgcctggctaattttttgtatttttggtagagatggggttttaccgtgttaggcaggatgatctcaatctcctgacctcgtgatacacccgcctcggcctcccaaagtgctgggattacaggcgtgagccaccgtgcctggccccgttttgtattttttttagtagagacggggtttctccatgttggtcaggctggtctcgaactcccgacctcaggtgatccgcccgccttggcctcccaaaatgctgggattacaggcgtgagccaccgtgcccggccagccccagctaattaaaaaatgttttttagagacagggtctcactatgttgcccaagctggtatcgagctcctgggctcaggtcatcctcccacaTCACCcccttgaagtgctgggattataaggcatgagctgccacaacCAGCTGATGGGTGCTTCTATTGGTCAAGCCCATGATGACGTGGCTGGTGACCATTAATCGTCACCACAACCCTAGGATGAAGGTGCTATCATTCCTCTAGGTGAGGAAGTTAAGACTCAagagaggttaagttacttgcccGAGATCACAAAGCAGGGACATGGTAGAGCTAAGATTCAAACCCCAGTAGCGGAATTCTGCACTTTTAGCAATCACATTGTAAGAGACTGCTCCGGCATCGGGCAGGGGCGTCTCCTAGTACAGTGAGGTACTACTGAGGGACGGTGTCTCCAGCACTCAGAGGGCCCCTGGCTGTGGCGGGAGCTGTACCTTGGCAGGGATGGAGGCGGGGTGGTTCTCAAAGAAGAGGCGCTGGAG includes:
- the PLEKHG2 gene encoding pleckstrin homology domain-containing family G member 2 isoform X2; this translates as MPEGAQGLSLSKPSPSLGCGRRGEVCDCGTVCETRTAPAAPTMTSPRGSGSSTSLSTVGSEGDPAPGPTPACSVSRPEPLPGPPIRLHLSPVGIPGSAKPSRLERVAREIVETERAYVRDLRSIVEDYLSPLLDGGVLGLSVEQVGTLFANIEDIYEFSSELLEDLENSSSAGGIAECFVQRSEDFDIYTLYCMNYPSSLALLRELSLSPPAALWLQERQAQLRHSLPLQSFLLKPVQRILKYHLLLQELGKHWAEGPGAGGREMVEEAIVSMTAVAWYINDMKRKQEHAARLQEVQRRLGGWTGPELSAFGELVLEGAFRGGGGGGPRLRGGERLLFLFSRMLLVAKRRGLEYTYKGHIFCCNLSVSESPRDPLGFKVSDLTIPKHRHLLQAKNQEEKRLWIHCLQRLFFENHPASIPAKAKQVLLENSLHCAPKSKPVPEPLTPPLGSPRPRDARSFTPGRRNTAPSPGPSVIRRGRRQSEPVKDPYVMFPQNAKHGFKHAGSEGELYPSESQPAVSGSGLPEDLEDAGPPTLDPSGTSITEEILELLNQRGLRDPGPSTHDIPKFSGDSQVPGDSETLTFQALPSRDSSEEEEEEEEEGLEMDERGPSPLHVLEGLESSSAAEMPNIPCLTKIPDVPNLPEIPSRCDIPEGPLLPSLSDISGVFEMPCLPAMPSVPDTPSLSSTPTLPCDSWLQGPLQEPVEAPATRRELFSGSNPGKLGESPSGGKAGPEEDEEGVSFPDFQPQDVTQHQGFPDELAFRSCSEIRSAWQALEQGQLARPGFPEPLLILEDSDLGGDNGSGKAGAPSSERTASRVRELARLYSERIQQMQRAETRASANAPRRRPRVLAQPQPSPCLPQEQVEPGLLPAFGHVLVCELAFPLTCAQESVPLGPAAWVQAAIPLSKQGGSPDSQGLHVSNLPKQDHPGIHVSAATLLPEQGGSQHVQAPAATPLPKQECPLHLQVPALTTFPDPGHPETQVPATTALPEHRSHMAIPAPSTAFCPEQGNCVDIHVPTTPALPKEICSDFTVSATTPVPKQEGHLDSESSTNIPLTKQGGSRDVPGPDPVCSQPIPPLSLHGSSLDPQGPGDTPPPLPCHLPDLQIPGTSPLPAHRSHLDHRSPANAPLSLSQDLPDTRVPATTPLPLPQGLTDIWVQALPTSPKQGSLPDIQGPAATPPLQEPSLTDTQVQKLTPLLEQKSLTDAHDPAATPLPERGGSLDIPGLLPTPFQTTMVLSNPGGSLASHVARLESSDLTPPHSPPPSSRQLLGPNAAALSRYLAASYISQSLARRQGPGGGAPAASRGSWSASAPTSRASSPPPQPQPPPPPARRLSYATTVNIHVGGGGRLRPAKAQVRLNHPALLASTQESMGLRRAQGAPDARFHM
- the PLEKHG2 gene encoding pleckstrin homology domain-containing family G member 2 isoform X1, which codes for MPEGAQGLSLSKPSPSLGCGRRGEVCDCGTVCETRTAAPAAPTMTSPRGSGSSTSLSTVGSEGDPAPGPTPACSVSRPEPLPGPPIRLHLSPVGIPGSAKPSRLERVAREIVETERAYVRDLRSIVEDYLSPLLDGGVLGLSVEQVGTLFANIEDIYEFSSELLEDLENSSSAGGIAECFVQRSEDFDIYTLYCMNYPSSLALLRELSLSPPAALWLQERQAQLRHSLPLQSFLLKPVQRILKYHLLLQELGKHWAEGPGAGGREMVEEAIVSMTAVAWYINDMKRKQEHAARLQEVQRRLGGWTGPELSAFGELVLEGAFRGGGGGGPRLRGGERLLFLFSRMLLVAKRRGLEYTYKGHIFCCNLSVSESPRDPLGFKVSDLTIPKHRHLLQAKNQEEKRLWIHCLQRLFFENHPASIPAKAKQVLLENSLHCAPKSKPVPEPLTPPLGSPRPRDARSFTPGRRNTAPSPGPSVIRRGRRQSEPVKDPYVMFPQNAKHGFKHAGSEGELYPSESQPAVSGSGLPEDLEDAGPPTLDPSGTSITEEILELLNQRGLRDPGPSTHDIPKFSGDSQVPGDSETLTFQALPSRDSSEEEEEEEEEGLEMDERGPSPLHVLEGLESSSAAEMPNIPCLTKIPDVPNLPEIPSRCDIPEGPLLPSLSDISGVFEMPCLPAMPSVPDTPSLSSTPTLPCDSWLQGPLQEPVEAPATRRELFSGSNPGKLGESPSGGKAGPEEDEEGVSFPDFQPQDVTQHQGFPDELAFRSCSEIRSAWQALEQGQLARPGFPEPLLILEDSDLGGDNGSGKAGAPSSERTASRVRELARLYSERIQQMQRAETRASANAPRRRPRVLAQPQPSPCLPQEQVEPGLLPAFGHVLVCELAFPLTCAQESVPLGPAAWVQAAIPLSKQGGSPDSQGLHVSNLPKQDHPGIHVSAATLLPEQGGSQHVQAPAATPLPKQECPLHLQVPALTTFPDPGHPETQVPATTALPEHRSHMAIPAPSTAFCPEQGNCVDIHVPTTPALPKEICSDFTVSATTPVPKQEGHLDSESSTNIPLTKQGGSRDVPGPDPVCSQPIPPLSLHGSSLDPQGPGDTPPPLPCHLPDLQIPGTSPLPAHRSHLDHRSPANAPLSLSQDLPDTRVPATTPLPLPQGLTDIWVQALPTSPKQGSLPDIQGPAATPPLQEPSLTDTQVQKLTPLLEQKSLTDAHDPAATPLPERGGSLDIPGLLPTPFQTTMVLSNPGGSLASHVARLESSDLTPPHSPPPSSRQLLGPNAAALSRYLAASYISQSLARRQGPGGGAPAASRGSWSASAPTSRASSPPPQPQPPPPPARRLSYATTVNIHVGGGGRLRPAKAQVRLNHPALLASTQESMGLRRAQGAPDARFHM
- the PLEKHG2 gene encoding pleckstrin homology domain-containing family G member 2 isoform X3 translates to MPEGAQGLSLSKPSPSLGCGRRGEVCDCGTVCETRTGSAKPSRLERVAREIVETERAYVRDLRSIVEDYLSPLLDGGVLGLSVEQVGTLFANIEDIYEFSSELLEDLENSSSAGGIAECFVQRSEDFDIYTLYCMNYPSSLALLRELSLSPPAALWLQERQAQLRHSLPLQSFLLKPVQRILKYHLLLQELGKHWAEGPGAGGREMVEEAIVSMTAVAWYINDMKRKQEHAARLQEVQRRLGGWTGPELSAFGELVLEGAFRGGGGGGPRLRGGERLLFLFSRMLLVAKRRGLEYTYKGHIFCCNLSVSESPRDPLGFKVSDLTIPKHRHLLQAKNQEEKRLWIHCLQRLFFENHPASIPAKAKQVLLENSLHCAPKSKPVPEPLTPPLGSPRPRDARSFTPGRRNTAPSPGPSVIRRGRRQSEPVKDPYVMFPQNAKHGFKHAGSEGELYPSESQPAVSGSGLPEDLEDAGPPTLDPSGTSITEEILELLNQRGLRDPGPSTHDIPKFSGDSQVPGDSETLTFQALPSRDSSEEEEEEEEEGLEMDERGPSPLHVLEGLESSSAAEMPNIPCLTKIPDVPNLPEIPSRCDIPEGPLLPSLSDISGVFEMPCLPAMPSVPDTPSLSSTPTLPCDSWLQGPLQEPVEAPATRRELFSGSNPGKLGESPSGGKAGPEEDEEGVSFPDFQPQDVTQHQGFPDELAFRSCSEIRSAWQALEQGQLARPGFPEPLLILEDSDLGGDNGSGKAGAPSSERTASRVRELARLYSERIQQMQRAETRASANAPRRRPRVLAQPQPSPCLPQEQVEPGLLPAFGHVLVCELAFPLTCAQESVPLGPAAWVQAAIPLSKQGGSPDSQGLHVSNLPKQDHPGIHVSAATLLPEQGGSQHVQAPAATPLPKQECPLHLQVPALTTFPDPGHPETQVPATTALPEHRSHMAIPAPSTAFCPEQGNCVDIHVPTTPALPKEICSDFTVSATTPVPKQEGHLDSESSTNIPLTKQGGSRDVPGPDPVCSQPIPPLSLHGSSLDPQGPGDTPPPLPCHLPDLQIPGTSPLPAHRSHLDHRSPANAPLSLSQDLPDTRVPATTPLPLPQGLTDIWVQALPTSPKQGSLPDIQGPAATPPLQEPSLTDTQVQKLTPLLEQKSLTDAHDPAATPLPERGGSLDIPGLLPTPFQTTMVLSNPGGSLASHVARNLWAFAGPRGLLMPASICEPGHETSPKQGLQPDATDPQNLTRKSRH